The nucleotide window TCGACCGAGACCGTCTCGGCGGAGGTCGTGGTACGGGCCACGGCCACTTCGTCGTCTTCCTCGAGGTAGTCGATGTGGATGTTGAACATGAACCGGTCGAGCTGCGCCTCGGGCAGGGGATAGGTCCCCTCCAGCTCGATGGGGTTCTGGGTGGCGAGGACGAAGAAGGGTTCATCCAGCCGAAACGTCGTGCGGCCGGCGGTCACGCGGTGCTCCTGCATGGCTTCAAGCAGGGCGGCCTGGGTCTTGGGCGGCGTCCGGTTGATCTCGTCCGCCAGTACGATGTTGCCGAAGATCGGCCCCTTGATGAAGGTCAGCGAGCGCTGTCCCGTGGCCTTGTCCTCTTCCAGGATCTCGGTCCCGGTGATGTCGGCCGGCATGAGGTCCGGGGTAAACTGGATGCGCCGGAACTCCAGGTCCAGCACCTCGGCGAAGGTTTTGATGAGCAGGGTCTTTGCCAGGCCGGGCACGCCGGTCACGAGGCAGTGCCCTCCCGCGAACAGGGCGATCAGCACCTGTTCCAGGATTTCCTCCTGGCCGGTGATCACCTTGCGCACTTCACCCAGGATCTTCTCCCGGCCCTCCTGGAAGGCTTCTATGCGTACCTGCCCGGGTCCTTCATCGGTTGCGTGCTGCGCGGTGCCGCTCGTCGTCATCGGCCGGGGTCCTTTCCGTCGGGCGCCAGATCAGGCGTTCCCGTCCAGGGATCTGAAATACGCGATGGTCTTCTTCATGCCTTCTTCGAGGGAGACCGCGGCTTCCCAGCCCAGGATCTCCCGCGCCCGTGTCGTGTCGGGGCGCCGCAGCTGGGGATCGTCCTGGGGCAGGGGCCGGAAGACGATCTCGCTGCCGGATCCGCAAAGGCGGATGATGGTGTGGGCGAGTTCGAGGATGGTGATCTCGTTCTCGTTCCCGATGTTCACCGGGTCGTGCTCCCCGGACCGCACCAACCGCACGATGCCTTCCATGAGGTCCTCGTAGTAGCAGAAACTGCGGGTCTGCCGCCCCTCCCCGAAGATCGTCAGCGGTTCTCCCCGAAGCGCCTTGGTGATGAAGGACGGCGCGACTCGGCCGTCCGCGGGGCGCATCCGGGGACCGTAGGTGTTGAAGATCCGGACGATCCGCGTGTCGATTCCGTGTTTCCGGTGGTAGGCCATGGTCAGGGCCTCCGCGAAGCGCTTGGCCTCGTCGTAGACCCCCCTGACGCCGATGGGATTGACGTTGCCCCAGTAACTCTCCGGCTGGGGGTTGACCTGCGGGTCGCCGTAGACCTCCGAGGTGGACGCGAGGAAGAAGCCCGCGCCCTTGGACTTGGCCAGGCCGAGGGCGTTGTGGGTGCCCAGGGCGCCGACCTTCAGGATCTGGATCGGGACGCGCTCGAAATCGATCGGACTCGCCGGACTGGCGAAGTGCATGACGAAGTCCACCTCGCCTTCGATGTCCAGGTATTTTGAAACGTCCCGCTGGAGATAGGTAAATCCTTCTTTTTCCAGGTTATGGGAGATGTTCACGGTCCGGCCCGTGATCAGGTTGTCCACGGCGACGACCCGGTGACCGTCCGCCAGCAGACGGTCGCACAGATGGGATCCCAGAAAACCCGCACCACCGGTTACGACAACGCGCAAGGACGTTTCCTTTGCGTGGTATGGAAGGTCACGGAAACCTGCAGGATAAAGGTGGAAAATACGGGGATTTCACTTCGCATGTCAAGCGCTCTTTTGAAGCCGTATCTCCCTGTTGACAGGTGCTTTTTTCACTCCTATAATCTTGTTGGAAACCAGTCCGGATTCGATCTTCATCGCTGATGCGGGGCGGCCAGCGTTACCGTATCGGCCACAGAGGTTGCTGGAACTACCCCAGAGAGATCATGACGAAAAGCTACAGGGCGCTGACCGATTCGGACGTAGACCATTTCATTCGACGAGGGCATGTCGTCCTGCGGGACTGTTTTTCACAAGAACTGGCCGCCGACTGGCGCGCGCTCGCCTTCAGTCGTCTCGGCTACGATCCCGATGATGCCGCGACCTGGGAGGAACCCCGCGTGCATCTTCCATCGATGAACCGGGTTCCGATTCGAGAGATCGCGCCGAGGGCATGGGACGCCATCTGCGACCTGCTGGGCGGTGAAGACCGGCTGGCAGATACCCAGACGTCCTGGGGAGATGGTTTTATCATCAACTTCTCCTATGGTGCGGACGAGATATGGGAACCACCGGAGACCCTTAGCCAGGGCTGGCACAAGGACGGTGATTTCTTCCGGCACTTCCTGGACAGTCCGGAGCAGGGATTGTTGACAATCGTCGTATGGTCCGACATACTACCCGGAAGCGGCGGCACGTTTGTCGCCTGTGATTCGGTGCGGCACGTCGCGCGTCATCTTTACGAAAATCCACAGGGCCTGCTGCCCAGCGGCAGTTTCGGCCATTTGGTTTCAAATTGCAGGGACTTCGCGGAAATAACGGGCAACACGGGAGACGTCGTGCTGTTGCATCCGTTCATTCTGCACTCCGCCTCCCGCAACCCGTCAGGCCGTGCCCGCTTTATCACCAATCCCCCGGTCGCGCTCAAGGAACCGATGGATTTCAATCGCGACGATCCCGAGGACTTCTCTCCGGTGGAACGGGCCGTCCTCTCCGGACTGGGAAGAGAACGCCTGGACTTCATACCGGCCGCGCCACGGGAACGATTGGTGCCCGATCGTGTCAGACGACAGCAGAAAATACTGGATGAGCAGAAAAAACGACTCGCCATGGGCTAACGCTTACCTCAGGAGACGGCTATGTTCGCAGACCTTCGGGACCAGGCAACGGTGCGCAGCGGCGATGAACTCGTGCGTCACCTCGGTAGTTTTCCGTTCGAACTGAAGATCTCGGCCGGCGTCTGGTTCTTCTCGCCGTCCCAGATCCGGTTTCACGAAGCCTACATGGAACCCTATTCCATCGAGGAACGCCTGGACATCGCCGGCGAACTGGCGGAATACGGCCTGTGCGGCATCGAGGCCCACTATCCCAATGAGATCAACGAGGACAACGCCCATCTCTACCAGCAACTGGAAAAGGACACGGGCGTGCGGCTGATCACGGTGATCCCCAACCTCTTCTGGGACGCGCAGTTCGAATTCGGCTCCCTGTCCTCCCCTGTGCCCGAGGCGCGCCGCGCCGCCATCGACCGGGTGATCGAAACGCTGCGGATGAACCGGGAACTGGACACGGACTTCATGGTCGTGTGGCCCGGCGGCGACGGCTACGAACTCAATTTCGGGACCGATTTCTACGCCATGTGGGACCTCTTCGAGTCGGGCCTGGCCGAGGCGCTGGACGCCGTGCCGGGGATCCGGACGGCCATTGAACCCAAGCCATACGAGCCCCGCGGAAACAACATCTACCGGAACACCACGGACGGCATCCTGATGGCCCAGAACGTGGACGAGCGGCTCCGGGCCCCCGGGAACCGGGCGCTGATGGACGAGGGCCACGCCATCGTTGGCCTGAATCCGGAACTCGGCCACGTCCTGATGGGCTTCGAGGATTTCCCCTATGCCCTGAGCCGCATCCTCCGGCAGGGCCGGCTGGCCCACACGCACTGGAACAGCCAGCCCCTGGGTAATTACGACCAGGACCTGCAGGTCGGCATCGTATCTCCGGAGCAGATCTTCGCCGGCATGTACGCGCTGAAGATGTACGGCTACCGTGGTTACATGGGCATCGACATCTTCCCGGAGCGCATCCCCATCCGGCAGGCCCTCATCAATTCCATCGACCGCATGAAGGCCATCGCCGAAATGACCGAACGGGTGGACCACGAACTGGTCGTGGCCTGCATGGAGCGCCCCGATCTCAACCGGGGCGTCATCGAAGCCCACCTGACCCGGCTCTTCCATCCTTCCTCGACCGGATTGAGCGCCATGCCGGCATACCGGAAGGGCCCGGGATAGGGCCAGGATCAGGGTGGCCGTTCCCTTCCGGCAACTTCCGGCCCGCGAAGGCGTATAATCCCGAAACACAGGCTACAGGCAGACGGGGGGAGAAATGCCAGATACCATACGGGTCGCCGGCGTGCAGATGGACTTGAAACTCGCCGAGACCGAGCAGAATCTTACCAGGGTGTTCGACGCCATGCAGACGGCCTCCCGCGAGGGGGCCGACCTGGCCGTGTTTCCCGAGTGCGCGCTGACCGGGTACTGTTTTTACGACCTGGACGAAGCCCGGGCGTACGCCCAGCCCGTTCCCGGTCCTTACACGGAGCGCCTGGAACGGCATTGCCGGGACCTCGACCTCCACATCATCATCGGCCTGCTGGAGGCGGATGGGTCGATAATATACAATTCGGCGGCCTTCATCGCGCCCAACGGACTGATCGGGCACTACCGCAAGATCCACCTCCCCTATCTCGGGATCGACCGTTTCCTGTCCCCCGGCGACCGCCCTTTTCGCGTGTACGATTCGGATGTGGGCCAGATCGGGCTCAATATCTGTTACGACGCGGCGTTTCCGGAGAGTGCCCGCGTGATGATGCTCCATGACGCGGAACTGATCGCCCTGCCCACCAACTGGCCGGTCGGCGCCGACTGCAACACCGAGTTCGTGGTCAACACGCGCGCCTTCGAGAACCGCGTCAATTACATCGCCGTGAACCGGGTCGGGCGGGAACGCGGAACCAATTTCATCGGACAGAGCAAGATCGTCGATTTCACCGGGCGCACGCTGGCCGAAGGAGACCGGTCCCGCGAGGAGATCATCTACGCCGACCTGGACCTTGCCGGCGCCCGGGAGAAGCACATCGTGAACGTGGCCAAGGCCTATGAACTCGACCGCCTGGAAGACCGCCGGGTGGAGTTCTACGGACCCATCGTCGAGGGAGAAAAACCTTGACAGAACGGACCCCCAAAACTTAGGTTGTCCGGGGTACAAGGCCTGGGGAATACGAGGCCGCCGTGCATGAGGAGGGCAGGTGCTGCCTTGCTGGGTTGTTCGGGCCAAGCAGACCGGCACGATGGAATACGGCGTGGCGCTGTCTCTTCAGCGGAGTCTGCTTGCGGCGCGTCGTTCCGGCCTGATCGACAATGTGCTCCTGTTGCTCGAACACCCTCCCACGTACACGATCGGTCGTCGGCTGAGAGCCAGCGAACACCTGCTCTACGGGGAAGAAACGCTTTGGACCCGCGGCATTCGGGTTTACGAAACGGACCGGGGCGGAGACATCACCTGCCACGGCCCCGGCCAGTTGGTGGGGTACACGATCTTCGATATCGCGGCATGGTACCAGGACGTCTACCGGTACCTGCGCGATCTCGAGGCCGCGATCATCGGGTGCCTGGGAGATTTCGGTATCGAGGGTCGCCGCCTGGAGGGGATTACAGGGGTTTGGGCGGATGACCGGAAGGTCGCGGCCCTGGGCATCAGGGTCAGCTGGTGGATCGCCATGCACGGGTTCTCCTTGAACGTGCGTCCCGACCTCTCCCTGTACGAGGGGATCGTCCCGTGCGGCATCGCCGACCGCGAGGTCACCTCGATGGAGCGGTTGCTCGGACGGCCGGTATCGATGGAGGAGGTGGAGAAAAGCCTGCTCCGGAACCTTGGCGACGTTTTCGGCATGGCTTTCGAGGAGACGAGCCTGCCCGAACTGCAGCAGAGACTATGATCAGTACACGCCACACCGTAACCAGGAGGCGTTATGAACGTTGAGACCGCCCCCGCCCTGTCCGACCCCGACCTTGCCGCGTCCGACCTGGACGATCTCGGCCTCGGCCGGGAAGACTACCGAATCCTCTACCAAACCATGCGCCTTCAGCGGGAATTCGAAGAGCGCGTATATCGTCTCTTCCGGCAGGGCCGGCTCGTGGGCGCGGCCTACGCCGGCGCGGGCCACGAGGCCATCGCCGCGGGAAGCGCCTACGCCCTGGGCGACGCGGACATCCTGGTCCCCATGCACCGGGTGATCGGCGCTCACTTCCTCCGTGGACACACCGCGCGGGACATGATGTGCCAGTACCTGGGTCGGGCCAACGGACCGACCGCCGGCAAAGACGGCAATATGCACTGCGGCAACTGGGATCACCACATCGTCGGGATGATCAGCCACCTCGGCGCGAACATACCCGTGGCCGCGGGCGTGGCCCTGGCCAGCAAGGTCCGTGGCGGCGGGGCGGTCTCCCTGACCTACATCGGCGAAGGCGGTTCGAGTATCGGCGATTTCCACGAAGGACTCAACTTCGCGGCCGTGCACAGCTTGCCCATGGTGCTGATCGTCGAGAACAACAAGTTCGCCTACTCCACGCCCACCCGTTACGAGTACGCCTGCGAAAACATCGTCGACCGGGCCCGGGGTTACGGCATCGAAGGCGCGCTGGTGGACGGCACGGACGTCCGCGCCGTGTACAAGGCGACGAGGGATGCCGTGGATCTCGCCCGGGAGGGCGGCGGCCCGACCCTGATCGAAGCCCGTTGCACGCGGCTGCTCGGCCATGCCCAGCACGACGACGCCTTCTACGTCCCGAAGGACATCATGGAGGACGGGTGGAACAACGATCCGGTCACGAAGGCCGAAAACCTCCTGCTGGAACGGAAGTACTTCACCCGTGAGGAAATCGAAGGGATCCAGGAAGAAGTCAAGGGCATCGTCGACGACGCGGTCGATTACGCGGAACAAAGCCCCTTGCCCGAACCCGAAGAAGCGCTCCAGGGCGTCTACGCGGACTGATGTCCCCAACCGGAACCTGCCCATGCCGCCCGTAACCTACCTTGAAGCCATTTCGTCCGGACTCCGCGAAGAAATGGAACGGGATGAAAGCGTCTTCTGCCTCGGCGAGGATATCGGCGTCTATGGCGGGGCCTTCAAGATCACGAAGGGTTTCCTGGACGATTTCGGTGAGGACCGCGTGATCGACGCGCCCGTCGCCGAATCCGTGATCATCGGCGCGGCCATGGGTGCGGCACTCATGGGCATGCGGCCCGTGGCCGAAATGCAGTTCGCCGATTTCATCACCTGCGGGTTCAACCAGCTGGTCAACAACGTGGCCAAGACCCACTACCGCTGGGGCGCCGCGGTGCCCCTCGTGGTGCGGTGCCCCTCGGGGGCCATCGGCAACGCCGGTCCCTTCCATTCCCAGAACCCCGAGGCCTGGTTCTGCAAAGTGCCCGGCCTCAAGGTCGTGGCGCCGGCTACGACCTACGACGCGAAAGGCCTGCTCAAGTCTTCGATCCGCGACAACAACCCGGTACTGTACTTCGAGCACAAGGGCCTGTACCGATTTCCCCGGATCCGGGAAGAAATCCCCGAAGAGGACTATACCGTACCCATCGGCAAGGCGGCGGTCCGGCGGGAGGGCGGCGACGCGACGATCGTGACCTACGGCAAAATGGTCTTTCACAGCCTGGACGCCGCGGAAACGCTGGCCAGCGAAGGGGTCGAGACGGAAGTGATCGATCTGAGGTCGCTGCTGCCCTACGACAAGCAGGCCATCCTCGAGTCCGTCCGGAAGACGAACCGGCTCCTGGTCGTCCATGAAGATACGCTGACCGGCGGTTTCGGCGGTGAAATCGCCGCTGTGGTGGCCGAGGAAGCCTTCGAGCATCTCGACGCGCCGGTCCGCAGGCTGGCGGCCATCGACACGCCCGTCCCCTTCAGCCCGCCGCTGGAGCAGTACTTCCTGCCGAACACGGAGAAGGTGACCACGGCCCTGAGGGATCTTTTGGCCTACTGACCGGCAGGCACTCATCGTCCGATACTATCGTCAGGCACTGAGAGGATACCTTACGTGAACATCGTGATGCCCAGACTCGGCGAGAGCGTGGAAGAAGGAACGGTCATCCGCTGGCTGAAGAAAGTCGGCGATCCGATCGAGCGCGACGAGTCTGTGGTAGAGATCACCACCGACAAGATCGACACGGACATCCCCGCCATCGCGGGCGGCGTGCTGAGCGAGATCCGGGTGGCCGAGGGGACGACCGTGGCCATCGGAGTAGTCATCGGCGTCATCGATACGGGGGATGACGAGGACGCCGGACTGGGCGGACCGGGCGGACCGGGCGGACCAGGCGGACCAGGCGGACCCGGCGGACCAGGTGACGCTGAGGCGGCTGAGCAGGCCGGTGATTCCGGTGGAGCAGTAGAGACGATCGAGGCCGATGAACTGACTCCCGCCGCGGAGGCTGGCGACGGCGGGCCATTGAGGCGCAGGCGTTCCGACCGGTTCTACTCCCCCCTCGTGCTGCGCATCGCCCGGGAAGAGCGTATAGACATGGCCACGCTCGAATCCCTGGAAGGAACCGGCAAGGGCGGACGGCTGACCCGGGACGACCTGCTTTCCTACCTGGAACGGCGCGCGTCGCGCATTCCCGAACCGGCCGCGGAACAGGAAGACGAATCGGAATACGTGTCGGTTTCCCGGCCGGCCGGCACCGAAGAAGCCCGCGTCGTGAACCTGGACACCCTGCGCAAGACCATCGCCAGGCACATGATCCTCAGCAAGCAGGTGTCCCCCCACGTGACCTCCGTGTCGGAAGTCGACATGACCCACGTCGTCCGCTACCGGGACGAGGCCAGGGAGCGGTTCCAGCAGAAGACCGGCATCCGGCTGACGCTGACCCCGTTCTTCATCACCGCCATCGTCGACGCCCTGCGGGCGAACCCCATGCTGAACGCCACGATGGACGGCGACCGGGTGTTGCAGTGGAAGCACGTGAACATGGGGCTGGCGGTCGGACTGGAAAAGGGCGTCGTCGTACCGGTGATCCGCCACGCCGACGAGATGGACTTCTCGGAAATCGCCGCGGCGGCCCACGACCTGGCCAAGCGGGCCCATGACCGCAAGCTGACCCCGGACGACCTGCAGGGCAGCACGTTCACCCTGACGAACCCGGGCATGTGGGCTACCCTTTTCGGCACGCCGATCATCAATCAGCCCGAGGCGGGCATCATCGCCACCGGAAGCGTCAAGAAGCAGGTCGTCGTGCAGGCGGACGATTCACTGGCCATCCGGTCCATGATGTTCCTGAGCCTGTCCTTCGACCACCGGTTCATCGACGGCCTCAACGCGGCCCGGTTCATCCGGGACATCACGCAGAACCTGGAGTCCTTCGATACCGACCGGGTCGGAGTCTGACCCGGCGGCCCGGAAATGACGCCCGAACCCGGCTCCCTGCATATCGGTACGATGGGATGGACCTACAGGGACTGGCACGGATCCTTCTACCCCCACGACGCCGACCGCAAAGTCCTCCTGCAGCACTACGCCCGGGTCTTCGACGCCCTCGAAATAGACAGTACCTTCCACTTCATCCCCAGGCCGGAGGTGGTGACGTCCTGGCACGACCGCACCCCGGGGACGTTCCGCTTCACGGCCAAACTTCCCGGCGAGATCACCCATGAACGGGGGCTGGTGGACACGGAGGACCTGTTGACCCCGTTCCTGGCCAGCATGGCCCTTCTGGGGGAGCGTCTCGGCTGCGTGCTCGTTCAGCTTCCTCCCGGATTCCGGTGCAACGAAGAGACGTTCAGCCGGGTGGGATCATTCCTGAAACTGTTGCCCGCCAGCGACTTCCGCTTCGCCTTCGAGTTCAGGCACGGGTCATGGATCAAGGCGGAGGTGTTCGACCTGCTCCGGACGCACGGCGTGGCCTGGACCCTGCAGGACCATCCCAGAATCATGCCGATCGTGCCCGAGATCACCGCGGATTTCACCTATATCCGGTGGATGGGCAATACGGAAGACCCGCGCATCGGCCATTTCCGCGAATCCGTCGTGGACCGCACCCAGGATCTCATCAAGTGGGCGGAACGGCTGAAGTGCGACATCCTCCCCCGGGTCGACACGCTGTACGGGTTCTTCAACAACTACTATTCCGGCCATTCACCCACCGACTGCAACCGGATGAAACGGCTGCTCGGACTGGATACGGCCACCCCCGATTTCGACCGTCAGTTGAGCCTGTTCTGAAATGGGTTGCACCATGGCAAAATCACTCGTGATCGGATCGATCCTGCTGGCATTGTGCGCCTGTGCGGCGGACGCTCCGCTGGACGAAGACGAGATAAGGCTCACGCTCTGGACCCAGGACTACTGGGTCGGCGTCACCGGCCACGAACTGGACGGCGTCCCGCTGGATGACCCGCGGCGGGCGCAGTACACCGTCAAGGACTGGTACAACAAGGTCGCCCACGACTTCAAGGCCTTGTATCCGGACCGGAAGATCCGCATCCACATCGAGACGCTCGACTGGACCAGCGGGTTTCAGAAGATCGACATCGCCGTGGCTTCCGGACGGCCGCCCGACGTCCTGATCAGCACGTCGGGCATCGCACTCAAATACGCCCGTTTCGGGCTCCTGGAAGCCTTCGACGAGTATCTCTCCGAAGAAGACATCAAGGATTTCGGATCCTTCTACGGATTCAGCGAGTACGAAGGCAAACACTATTTCCTGCCCTTCATCGGCGGCAACCGGTACATGGTGGCGAATCTGGAGATCTTCCGGGAACGGGATGCGGTGCATCTGCTCCCGATCGAGGGAGACCGGCTCTGGACCTACGATCAGTTCCTCGCCGCCGCCCGCGCGACGACCTTCGACCGCGACGGCGACGGAGGGGTCGACGTATACGGCTTCGCCATGCCCTTCCAGCGGAATTCACCGCAGCAGGACCAGATGCCTTTTTTCTGGGGGCACGGCGCGCGGCAGTTCAACGACAGCGGCGACAGCCTGGTGATCAACAGCGAGATGGGAGTGAAGGCCCTTCAGTTCATGGTGGACCTGGAACACGTGCACGGC belongs to Gemmatimonadota bacterium and includes:
- a CDS encoding AAA domain-containing protein: MTTSGTAQHATDEGPGQVRIEAFQEGREKILGEVRKVITGQEEILEQVLIALFAGGHCLVTGVPGLAKTLLIKTFAEVLDLEFRRIQFTPDLMPADITGTEILEEDKATGQRSLTFIKGPIFGNIVLADEINRTPPKTQAALLEAMQEHRVTAGRTTFRLDEPFFVLATQNPIELEGTYPLPEAQLDRFMFNIHIDYLEEDDEVAVARTTTSAETVSVDTVLSGEVVRDYQRLVREVLVSEQVARYAVRLASASRPSGEEAPEFVKNWVSWGAGLRASQYLILGAKARALLDGRGHVSCDDIRALAHPVLRHRILTNFYAEAEKITSEGIVDLLLETVPAPQSGM
- a CDS encoding SDR family oxidoreductase; the protein is MRVVVTGGAGFLGSHLCDRLLADGHRVVAVDNLITGRTVNISHNLEKEGFTYLQRDVSKYLDIEGEVDFVMHFASPASPIDFERVPIQILKVGALGTHNALGLAKSKGAGFFLASTSEVYGDPQVNPQPESYWGNVNPIGVRGVYDEAKRFAEALTMAYHRKHGIDTRIVRIFNTYGPRMRPADGRVAPSFITKALRGEPLTIFGEGRQTRSFCYYEDLMEGIVRLVRSGEHDPVNIGNENEITILELAHTIIRLCGSGSEIVFRPLPQDDPQLRRPDTTRAREILGWEAAVSLEEGMKKTIAYFRSLDGNA
- a CDS encoding phytanoyl-CoA dioxygenase family protein, producing the protein MTKSYRALTDSDVDHFIRRGHVVLRDCFSQELAADWRALAFSRLGYDPDDAATWEEPRVHLPSMNRVPIREIAPRAWDAICDLLGGEDRLADTQTSWGDGFIINFSYGADEIWEPPETLSQGWHKDGDFFRHFLDSPEQGLLTIVVWSDILPGSGGTFVACDSVRHVARHLYENPQGLLPSGSFGHLVSNCRDFAEITGNTGDVVLLHPFILHSASRNPSGRARFITNPPVALKEPMDFNRDDPEDFSPVERAVLSGLGRERLDFIPAAPRERLVPDRVRRQQKILDEQKKRLAMG
- a CDS encoding TIM barrel protein, which encodes MFADLRDQATVRSGDELVRHLGSFPFELKISAGVWFFSPSQIRFHEAYMEPYSIEERLDIAGELAEYGLCGIEAHYPNEINEDNAHLYQQLEKDTGVRLITVIPNLFWDAQFEFGSLSSPVPEARRAAIDRVIETLRMNRELDTDFMVVWPGGDGYELNFGTDFYAMWDLFESGLAEALDAVPGIRTAIEPKPYEPRGNNIYRNTTDGILMAQNVDERLRAPGNRALMDEGHAIVGLNPELGHVLMGFEDFPYALSRILRQGRLAHTHWNSQPLGNYDQDLQVGIVSPEQIFAGMYALKMYGYRGYMGIDIFPERIPIRQALINSIDRMKAIAEMTERVDHELVVACMERPDLNRGVIEAHLTRLFHPSSTGLSAMPAYRKGPG
- a CDS encoding carbon-nitrogen hydrolase family protein, with product MRVAGVQMDLKLAETEQNLTRVFDAMQTASREGADLAVFPECALTGYCFYDLDEARAYAQPVPGPYTERLERHCRDLDLHIIIGLLEADGSIIYNSAAFIAPNGLIGHYRKIHLPYLGIDRFLSPGDRPFRVYDSDVGQIGLNICYDAAFPESARVMMLHDAELIALPTNWPVGADCNTEFVVNTRAFENRVNYIAVNRVGRERGTNFIGQSKIVDFTGRTLAEGDRSREEIIYADLDLAGAREKHIVNVAKAYELDRLEDRRVEFYGPIVEGEKP
- the lipB gene encoding lipoyl(octanoyl) transferase LipB; protein product: MLPCWVVRAKQTGTMEYGVALSLQRSLLAARRSGLIDNVLLLLEHPPTYTIGRRLRASEHLLYGEETLWTRGIRVYETDRGGDITCHGPGQLVGYTIFDIAAWYQDVYRYLRDLEAAIIGCLGDFGIEGRRLEGITGVWADDRKVAALGIRVSWWIAMHGFSLNVRPDLSLYEGIVPCGIADREVTSMERLLGRPVSMEEVEKSLLRNLGDVFGMAFEETSLPELQQRL
- a CDS encoding thiamine pyrophosphate-dependent dehydrogenase E1 component subunit alpha, with protein sequence MNVETAPALSDPDLAASDLDDLGLGREDYRILYQTMRLQREFEERVYRLFRQGRLVGAAYAGAGHEAIAAGSAYALGDADILVPMHRVIGAHFLRGHTARDMMCQYLGRANGPTAGKDGNMHCGNWDHHIVGMISHLGANIPVAAGVALASKVRGGGAVSLTYIGEGGSSIGDFHEGLNFAAVHSLPMVLIVENNKFAYSTPTRYEYACENIVDRARGYGIEGALVDGTDVRAVYKATRDAVDLAREGGGPTLIEARCTRLLGHAQHDDAFYVPKDIMEDGWNNDPVTKAENLLLERKYFTREEIEGIQEEVKGIVDDAVDYAEQSPLPEPEEALQGVYAD
- a CDS encoding alpha-ketoacid dehydrogenase subunit beta gives rise to the protein MPPVTYLEAISSGLREEMERDESVFCLGEDIGVYGGAFKITKGFLDDFGEDRVIDAPVAESVIIGAAMGAALMGMRPVAEMQFADFITCGFNQLVNNVAKTHYRWGAAVPLVVRCPSGAIGNAGPFHSQNPEAWFCKVPGLKVVAPATTYDAKGLLKSSIRDNNPVLYFEHKGLYRFPRIREEIPEEDYTVPIGKAAVRREGGDATIVTYGKMVFHSLDAAETLASEGVETEVIDLRSLLPYDKQAILESVRKTNRLLVVHEDTLTGGFGGEIAAVVAEEAFEHLDAPVRRLAAIDTPVPFSPPLEQYFLPNTEKVTTALRDLLAY
- a CDS encoding 2-oxo acid dehydrogenase subunit E2, with protein sequence MNIVMPRLGESVEEGTVIRWLKKVGDPIERDESVVEITTDKIDTDIPAIAGGVLSEIRVAEGTTVAIGVVIGVIDTGDDEDAGLGGPGGPGGPGGPGGPGGPGDAEAAEQAGDSGGAVETIEADELTPAAEAGDGGPLRRRRSDRFYSPLVLRIAREERIDMATLESLEGTGKGGRLTRDDLLSYLERRASRIPEPAAEQEDESEYVSVSRPAGTEEARVVNLDTLRKTIARHMILSKQVSPHVTSVSEVDMTHVVRYRDEARERFQQKTGIRLTLTPFFITAIVDALRANPMLNATMDGDRVLQWKHVNMGLAVGLEKGVVVPVIRHADEMDFSEIAAAAHDLAKRAHDRKLTPDDLQGSTFTLTNPGMWATLFGTPIINQPEAGIIATGSVKKQVVVQADDSLAIRSMMFLSLSFDHRFIDGLNAARFIRDITQNLESFDTDRVGV
- a CDS encoding DUF72 domain-containing protein; the protein is MTPEPGSLHIGTMGWTYRDWHGSFYPHDADRKVLLQHYARVFDALEIDSTFHFIPRPEVVTSWHDRTPGTFRFTAKLPGEITHERGLVDTEDLLTPFLASMALLGERLGCVLVQLPPGFRCNEETFSRVGSFLKLLPASDFRFAFEFRHGSWIKAEVFDLLRTHGVAWTLQDHPRIMPIVPEITADFTYIRWMGNTEDPRIGHFRESVVDRTQDLIKWAERLKCDILPRVDTLYGFFNNYYSGHSPTDCNRMKRLLGLDTATPDFDRQLSLF
- a CDS encoding extracellular solute-binding protein — translated: MGCTMAKSLVIGSILLALCACAADAPLDEDEIRLTLWTQDYWVGVTGHELDGVPLDDPRRAQYTVKDWYNKVAHDFKALYPDRKIRIHIETLDWTSGFQKIDIAVASGRPPDVLISTSGIALKYARFGLLEAFDEYLSEEDIKDFGSFYGFSEYEGKHYFLPFIGGNRYMVANLEIFRERDAVHLLPIEGDRLWTYDQFLAAARATTFDRDGDGGVDVYGFAMPFQRNSPQQDQMPFFWGHGARQFNDSGDSLVINSEMGVKALQFMVDLEHVHGVVPAGSAGLRNNDVTDLWNAGRLAMRQAHHGTRRSHERALETGVIEEGVIELYPMMYPSLPGVDPGAFVVADSPCVFRQEDEEKRELSIALAKFLTNTRHEREAAYAMSTLPTRYSALDVWADDPFQQYVLRVARYGTKDAIQGYGIPLVNMTLSAFQAAMSRQATPGKALDDLARRGNRFIRRDIERRLRAGAE